The stretch of DNA CATGGCCACAGTGCTGCATCACAGGCAATTGGGGTCTAGGGACCATAGCTCTTAACCAATTGACaaggaagtattttaaaaattgacatttttggagttctcattttggctcagtggcaacgaacttgactaatatacatgaggatgcaggtttgatccctggccttgctcagtgggttaagaatctggtgttgccatgagctgtggtgtatgtcactgATGTgtctctgatcccacgttgctgtggttctggcataggctggcagctgtagctctgattcgacccctagcctgggaacttccgtatgccacaggtgtggccttaaaaaaaaaaaaagacattttttgcaCAGGCATGTTCAGAGTCTATAGTGGCTCTGCCAATGGGTAGAGCCAATGAGGAGCCTGGATGGAATGAAGGTGAGTCCTGTTCTCTCTTTGTGACCACGTGGTAGAAGGTCGAGAGAATTAAGTGATCTTGAGGGGCTAGCAGGATGGGCTGGTGCTAACAGTGTTGGCTTTGGCATCAAACCTTCCACTCATGAGTTTTGTCATCTTGAACTAGTTTTTAACCTCTGCGAGCCTTGGTTATCTAATCTCTGAAGTGGGGACAATAAAACACACAGGGCTGTGGTAAACGATAAAAGTGATagacatcacctcacacaagGCCTACTTGAGGAAGTGGAgaaattccttttcctcttcaggAGGCCCTGGGGTTCTTTCCACTAGGTGGGATGCCTCCCAACTTTGGGGGTCAACAGAGGGCAAGTCTTCCTTGGAAGCACTCACATACCCATACAGCTCATGCTCATTCTGTCATTCATGCAACAGGGGTTTTCTAAGTGCCTTCTCTGTACCAGGCACAGTTCCAGTAGCTAGAGGTGCTTTGGTGAACACACCAGACAGGGCCCTGTCCTCACTGAGCATGCATTTTGGAAAGGGAAGCACTATGGCGGCCAGACCTTTCCTCCTATGCCGAGCGTACAGCAATCCTGGTCCTGGAGGTGACTGATACAGGAGAAGTAACAACAAAACCTGCTGGCCTGAAATCAAGAAAGGAAACCCTTACaagcaataaataaaagcatgaccTCCAACCAGAGGTCTGAGGTGGGCTGCTGTGGAAGGAGTTCCAGGATTTGGGAACTGGGCCTGTCTCAGGACTTTCCAGTGGGGGTTGCACCTCAGCACTACCCTGTGGAGCTTCTGGAGATGCACAGGCCACCCCCCAGTCACACCAAAGTCCCTGAAGGTGGGgtccaggaactcctggtttttaaagCTCCTCCAGTGGCTCTAATATGCAGCTGAGCTGGTCAAGTTCTCTGACGGTGGGGCTGGGGATGAGCTTCCCTTGTAGGGCAAGAGTCATGAAGGTCTCTGAAGAGGTGAATTGGAACTGGAAAAACTCTAGAATCTCAACTAAAGGGATAAAATGCTGGCCATCTACCTGGGGCTGCAAGGACAAAATGTCATCATGAGAATTCAGAGCTGGTCTGCACCTCCTGAGAGGGCCAGGAAAGTTGTCACATTGCAGTCTGTTGCCAGCTCCCCAGGGAAAGACATTAACCATAACCCTGGAGGGTGGCCACTTCCCCCTCACATGGGCATGGGACATTGTTACAGAAAACAAGTTCCCAACTGAACATTCTAGAAGGGCAGGCAGACAGTAAAAAAGGGGGGAGCAAATATATCTGTGTTTCCCAATCCTGGCTGGGCACTAggaggagttttaaaaaaaagtactgatGCCCCCATTGATTTCTGGAGATATTGATTAAACTTGTCCAAAGGGTGGCCTGGGCACTGGGATCTTTTATGAATTCTCTCAGAGTTGAGAACACAAAATAAGTGAGGTAATCAGATTGTTTATAAAGACTGCCTTGCAGGATAATAGGAGATATAATAGAGAGTGATtggctgagtgagaccaggggcaATTACCCCGGAATTGACATTCAATTTGAGATTTGAAAGataaggcagggagttcctgtcatggctcagtggttaacaaatctgactagcatccatgagacgcagatttgatacctggacttgctcagtgggttaaggatctggcattgccgtgagctgtggtatatagttcactgatgtggctcggatcctgtgtggctgtggtgtaggctggcagctgtagctccaattcaacccctagcttgggaacctccatatgctgtgggtgcagccctaaaaaagcaaaaaaaaaaaaaaaaatatatatatatgtatatatatataaacaataaaaaaataaaaataaataaattaaaaaaataaaaagaggcagaGGCAACCTACTTGGAGCTGGAGAGGAAGCTTTCTAGGAAGAGGGAACAGCCTGCACAAAGGTCCTGAGGCTAGAATGAGTCTGGAAATTTCTAGAAGCAAAAAGGTCTATGTGGTTTGAACAGAGTGAGACAGGGCCTGTGTGGTTGGAATGTAGTgagccagaggggaggagggcttAAGACCTCATAAGCACGGTAAGATGATTCAaactttctccaaggaagaaggaaagccaCTGGCAGGTTTAAGCAGAGAAATTACATCAGCAGAATCTTGAACCTCACAGCTGCATGCACTTCATTTGTACCCACTTTCCTCCACCCACTTCTCTCTCAATCCCattctttatttgcattttcccataACTCCAGGAAGGAGGTAGGCACGTATCTTCTCCATCTTATGGCTGAGAAGGCACCAGTGTCAAGTGGCTCATCtatgaccccccaccccccaggctctTGAGCTTCCAGCTTCTGGATCATCAGGTATCCAGCTCAGATTGAGAAACTGCCACAGCTATTGTTCCACTGAGTTACATTTGTGCCGATCCCCGGAGACTGGGATGGAAGAGTGCAGTCTTGGCTTTCCTTGAGCAAAACAGCTAAAGGAAAGAAGAGTGGTCTTCTTTGCAACACCAAGCTTCCCTTAGGCACTGAGTCAGCCATCCCTTTGCAGACTCTGTCCAGCAGCTCTGTTGGGACAACCTCATTCTAGAAAATGAGGGCACCTTGAACTAAATCAAAGTGGTGTTTTGCAGCCCCAACCCCACCTTGACTCACCGCAGTGTTCAGCTCTGGAGTCTGCACTACTCTTGGCTGACCCTGCCCTGGTAGGGGCCAC from Sus scrofa isolate TJ Tabasco breed Duroc chromosome 7, Sscrofa11.1, whole genome shotgun sequence encodes:
- the C7H15orf32 gene encoding LOW QUALITY PROTEIN: uncharacterized protein C15orf32 homolog (The sequence of the model RefSeq protein was modified relative to this genomic sequence to represent the inferred CDS: inserted 2 bases in 2 codons; deleted 1 base in 1 codon; substituted 4 bases at 4 genomic stop codons), whose protein sequence is MTVCSNIKDTFPKLTQHQLAAASLWGKKETMKSRQPGSGETTLWPMWPLPGQGQPRVVQTPELNTANEHELYGYVSASKEDLPSVDPQSXGGIPPSGKNPRASXRGKGISPXSSSRPCVRXCLSLLSFTTALCVLLSPLQRLDNQGSQRLKTSSRXQNSXVEGLMPKPTLLAPAHLLAPQDHLILSTFYHLSILYDDLYYSGEAELGNKP